Proteins from a single region of Salvelinus fontinalis isolate EN_2023a chromosome 15, ASM2944872v1, whole genome shotgun sequence:
- the ptpn21 gene encoding tyrosine-protein phosphatase non-receptor type 21 isoform X2: MPLPFGLKLKRTRRYTVSSKSCLVTRIQLLNGEFVEFTLSVESTGQECLEAVAQRLELREITYFSLWYFNKQNQQRWIDLEKPLKKQLDKYGLEPTVYFGVVFYVPTVGQLQQEITRYQYYLQLKKDVLEGRIPCSIEQAIRLAGLAVQADFGDFNRYDSQEFLQKFVLFPIGWIQDERVLEEATQKVAVLYQNYRGLPAPEAEMLYMQEVEKMEGYGQESTPAKDSQGTDILLGACLDGIFVKHKNGRPPLVFKWNEINNMTHNKSFFALELTNKEESVQFQTEDLETSKYVCRMCLARHKFYKINKSSLQTQPTAVNPVRRRSSTRMSLPKPPPYMLPPPQMHYNGHFTEPYTSSQDNLYMNSQHGYYYHSQTSLDRSPLEYGNSGGGNGRLRNGSVYSAHSTSSLTNPQHYMQPSPMSSNPSITGSDITRPDYVPSHRHSALIPPSYRATPDYETVMRQKNRGGGGGMVHGHEHRQSHSMRNLNIGNSYAYSRPDPLVYSQPEIRGEHGGGGAHHHYPFHLNSSFHSPSPYPYPTERRPVVGAVSVPELTNVQLQQAQEYPAANIMRTQVYRPPPPYPYGAHPRPANSTPDLSRHLYVSSSNPDLIITRRVHHSVQTFQEDSLPVAHSLQEVSEPLFLAGPPQHHPHQHNAHKRNSIEIAGLAYSLEGMRVKERTVSASAADTPPLAPRGPSGSQLNVFLERTKSEDGGEGKEDVRYGHKKSLSDATMLVHSSEEEEFEDESGRHTPQSHDALLSGPDPQQLLTNLGQIPLEPPPAYPIGSFLDPVLSGLPAYQVNPLIQEAESLYLFEGGQTGRMVPSMSDSDISGQNKPKTKKDFIKKRPVSDVPAGKKPIDGLPPAGMKKRAELKKMGPLKVAALNGLTLSRLPMHEGGKDQPEKASNDERCKVLEQRMEQGMVFTEYEQVAKRRPAGDCSIAQLPESGERNRFQDVLPYDDTRVELVPTKENNTGYINASHIRITVGGDEWSYIASQGPLSNTCLDFWQMVWEQGVAIIAMVTAEEEGGREKSFRYWPRLGSRHNTVTYGRFKITTRFRTDSGCYATTGLKIKHLLTGQERTVWHLQYTDWPDHGCPEDFKGFLSYLEEIQSVRRHTNSTSDPKNTNLPVLVHCSAGVGRTGVVILTEIMIACLEHNEMLDVPTVLNMLRQQRMMMVQTISQYTFIYKVLIQFLRNSRLI, encoded by the exons ATGCCCTTGCCATTCGGATTAAAACTCAAAAGAACTCGAAGGTATACTGTCTCAAGCAAGAGCTGTCTGGTCACACGCATTCAGCTGCTCAATGGGGAATTTGTTGAGTTTACTCTTTCTGTGGAGAGCACCGGCCAGGAATGTTTGGAGGCAGTTGCACAGAGACTCGAGTTACGAGAG ATAACATACTTCAGCCTATGGTACTTCAACAAGCAGAACCAGCAGCGTTGGATCGATCTGGAGAAGCCCCTGAAGAAGCAGCTGGACAAGTACGGCCTGGAGCCCACTGTCTACTTCGGCGTGGTCTTCTACGTGCCCACCGTAGGCCAGCTGCAGCAGGAAATCACTAG ATATCAGTATTATCTCCAGTTGAAGAAGGATGTTCTCGAAGGCCGAATCCCTTGCTCCATAGAACAGGCCATCCGCCTGGCTGGCTTGGCAGTGCAAG CTGACTTTGGAGACTTCAATCGTTACGATTCGCAGGAGTTTCTTCAGAAGTTTGTGCTCTTTCCTATC GGCTGGATCCAGGATGAGAGAGTACTGGAAGAGGCCACTCAGAAAGTGGCTGTGCTTTACCAGAACTACAG GGGGTTGCCTGCCCCAGAGGCTGAGATGTTGTACATGCAGGAGGTGGAGAAGATGGAGGGCTATGGCCAGGAGAGTACCCCAGCCAAG GACAGCCAAGGCACTGATATCCTCCTTGGGGCCTGTCTGGATGGCATTTTTGTCAAGCACAAAAACGGCAGGCCACCCCTTGTATTCAA GTGGAATGAAATTAACAACATGACTCACAATAAGTCCTTCTTTGCCCTGGAGCTTACCAACAAAGAGGAGAGCGTGCAGTTCCAGACC GAAGACCTGGAAACCTCCAAATATGTGTGCCGGATGTGTCTGGCAAGGCACAAGTTTTATAAGATTAACAAGAGCAGCCT CCAAACCCAGCCTACCGCTGTGAACCCAGTGAGACGCCGATCCTCCACCAGGATGTCTCTG CCAAAGCCCCCGCCCTACATGTTGCCCCCGCCACAGATGCACTACAATGGTCACTTCACTGAGCCTTACACATCCTCACAAG ACAACCTGTACATGAACAGTCAGCACGGCTACTACTACCACTCCCAGACCAGTCTGGACCGCTCACCACTTGAATACGGCAACAGCGGCGGTGGGAACGGGCGGCTGCGTAACGGCAGCGTGTACAGCGCCCACAGCACCAGCTCCCTCACCAACCCCCAGCACTACATGCAGCCCTCGCCCATGTCCTCCAACCCCTCCATCACAGGCAGTGATATCACCCGGCCCGACTACGTGCCCTCGCACCGCCATAGCGCACTCATCCCCCCCTCCTACCGCGCCACCCCGGACTACGAGACGGTCATGAGGCAGAAGAAccggggaggtggaggagggatggtgcATGGCCACGAGCACCGCCAGAGCCACTCCATGAGGAACCTGAACATTGGGAACTCGTACGCCTACAGCAGGCCGGACCCCCTGGTCTACAGCCAGCCGGAGATCAGAGGAGAGCATGGTGGAGGAGGAGCGCACCACCACTACCCCTTCCATCTCAACTCCAGCTTCCACAGCCCCTCGCCGTACCCCTACCCCACGGAGAGGAGGCCGGTGGTGGGGGCGGTTAGTGTGCCCGAGCTGACAAACGTCCAGCTGCAGCAGGCGCAGGAGTATCCTGCGGCCAATATCATGAGGACCCAAGTGTACCGCCCTCCACCCCCCTACCCATACGGCGCCCACCCACGGCCCGCCAACAGCACGCCGGACCTGTCTCGCCACCTGTATGTGAGCAGCAGCAATCCGGACCTGATCATTACACGGCGCGTGCACCACTCGGTCCAGACCTTCCAGGAGGACAGTTTGCCTGTAGCCCACTCCCTGCAGGAGGTATCCGAGCCCTTGTTCCTGGCTGGACCCCCACAACACCACCCCCACCAACACAACGCACACAAACGCAACTCCATCGAGATTGCCGGCCTGGCTTACAGCCTGGAGGGTATGAGGGTCAAGGAAAGGACTGTATCTGCCTCAGCCGCAGACACCCCCCCTCTGGCCCCGCGTGGCCCCTCAGGCTCCCAGCTCAACGTGTTCCTGGAGCGGACCAAGTCAGAGGACGGgggggaggggaaagaggacgTTCGCTACGGCCACAAGAAGTCCCTGTCAGACGCCACCATGCTGGTGCACAGCAGCGAGGAAGAGGAGTTTGAGGATGAGAGCGGACGCCACACCCCCCAATCCCACGATGCATTATTGTCCGGGCCTGACCCGCAGCAGCTTCTAACCAATCTGGGACAGATTCCCCTGGAGCCCCCGCCCGCATATCCCATTGGCTCTTTCCTTGACCCTGTCCTGTCTGGCCTCCCGGCCTATCAGGTGAACCCACTGATCCAGGAGGCAGAGTCACTGTACCTGTTTGAGGGCGGGCAGACTGGCAGGATGGTGCCCTCGATGTCGGATAGTGACATCAGTGGGCAGAACAAACCGAAGACCAAGAAGGATTTCATCAAGAAGAGGCCTGTGTCAGACGTTCCTGCTGGGAAGAAACCCATTGATGGCCTGCCTCCTGCC GGCATGAAGAAGCGGGCTGAGCTGAAGAAGATGGGTCCTCTGAAGGTGGCGGCCCTCAACGGCCTGACCCTGTCCAGGCTGCCCATGCACGAGGGAGGCAAGGACCAACCTGAGAAGGCCTCCAACGACGAGAGG TGTAAGGTGCTGGAGCAGCGTATGGAGCAGGGCATGGTGTTTACAGAGTACGAGCAGGTGGCCAAGCGGCGTCCGGCAGGCGACTGCAGCATCGCCCAGCTGCCAGAGAGCGGCGAGAGGAATCGCTTCCAGGATGTGCTGCCCTACGACGACACGCGTGTGGAGCTGGTGCCCACCAAGGAGAACAACACAGGCTACATCAACGCCTCGCACATCAGG ATCACGGTGGGTGGAGACGAGTGGAGCTACATCGCCTCCCAGGGCCCTCTTTCTAACACTTGTCTGGACTTCTGGCAAATGGTGTGGGAGCAGGGTGTGGCCATCATCGCCATGGTTACAgctgaagag GAGGGTGGCAGGGAGAAGAGTTTCCGCTACTGGCCACGTCTGGGCTCTCGCCACAACACGGTGACATACGGACGCTTTAAGATCACCACGCGCTTCAGGACGGACTCAGGCTGCTATGCCACCACGGGCCTGAAGATCAAACACCTGCTGACGGGCCAGGAGCGCACCGTATGGCACCTGCAGTACACAGACTGGCCCGACCACGGCTGCCCCGAGGACTTCAAGGGCTTCCTCT CGTACCTGGAGGAGATCCAGTCAGTGAGGAGACACACCAACAGCACCAGCGACCCAAAGAACACCAACCTACCTGTGCTGGTCCACTGTAGCGCTGGAGTGGGCCGCACCGGGGTGGTCATACTCACTGAGATTATGATCGCCTGTCTGGAACACAACGAG ATGCTGGACGTCCCGACCGTCCTGAACATGCTCCGGCAGCAACGCATGATGATGGTGCAGACCATCTCACAATACACCTTCATTTACAAAGTCCTTATCCAGTTCCTTCGCAACTCCAGGCTAATCTAa
- the ptpn21 gene encoding tyrosine-protein phosphatase non-receptor type 21 isoform X1 — translation MPLPFGLKLKRTRRYTVSSKSCLVTRIQLLNGEFVEFTLSVESTGQECLEAVAQRLELREITYFSLWYFNKQNQQRWIDLEKPLKKQLDKYGLEPTVYFGVVFYVPTVGQLQQEITRYQYYLQLKKDVLEGRIPCSIEQAIRLAGLAVQADFGDFNRYDSQEFLQKFVLFPIGWIQDERVLEEATQKVAVLYQNYRGLPAPEAEMLYMQEVEKMEGYGQESTPAKDSQGTDILLGACLDGIFVKHKNGRPPLVFKWNEINNMTHNKSFFALELTNKEESVQFQTEDLETSKYVCRMCLARHKFYKINKSSLEESDPPSPSEGSQKSILTLSFPRFPFLPSNKGQTQPTAVNPVRRRSSTRMSLPKPPPYMLPPPQMHYNGHFTEPYTSSQDNLYMNSQHGYYYHSQTSLDRSPLEYGNSGGGNGRLRNGSVYSAHSTSSLTNPQHYMQPSPMSSNPSITGSDITRPDYVPSHRHSALIPPSYRATPDYETVMRQKNRGGGGGMVHGHEHRQSHSMRNLNIGNSYAYSRPDPLVYSQPEIRGEHGGGGAHHHYPFHLNSSFHSPSPYPYPTERRPVVGAVSVPELTNVQLQQAQEYPAANIMRTQVYRPPPPYPYGAHPRPANSTPDLSRHLYVSSSNPDLIITRRVHHSVQTFQEDSLPVAHSLQEVSEPLFLAGPPQHHPHQHNAHKRNSIEIAGLAYSLEGMRVKERTVSASAADTPPLAPRGPSGSQLNVFLERTKSEDGGEGKEDVRYGHKKSLSDATMLVHSSEEEEFEDESGRHTPQSHDALLSGPDPQQLLTNLGQIPLEPPPAYPIGSFLDPVLSGLPAYQVNPLIQEAESLYLFEGGQTGRMVPSMSDSDISGQNKPKTKKDFIKKRPVSDVPAGKKPIDGLPPAGMKKRAELKKMGPLKVAALNGLTLSRLPMHEGGKDQPEKASNDERCKVLEQRMEQGMVFTEYEQVAKRRPAGDCSIAQLPESGERNRFQDVLPYDDTRVELVPTKENNTGYINASHIRITVGGDEWSYIASQGPLSNTCLDFWQMVWEQGVAIIAMVTAEEEGGREKSFRYWPRLGSRHNTVTYGRFKITTRFRTDSGCYATTGLKIKHLLTGQERTVWHLQYTDWPDHGCPEDFKGFLSYLEEIQSVRRHTNSTSDPKNTNLPVLVHCSAGVGRTGVVILTEIMIACLEHNEMLDVPTVLNMLRQQRMMMVQTISQYTFIYKVLIQFLRNSRLI, via the exons ATGCCCTTGCCATTCGGATTAAAACTCAAAAGAACTCGAAGGTATACTGTCTCAAGCAAGAGCTGTCTGGTCACACGCATTCAGCTGCTCAATGGGGAATTTGTTGAGTTTACTCTTTCTGTGGAGAGCACCGGCCAGGAATGTTTGGAGGCAGTTGCACAGAGACTCGAGTTACGAGAG ATAACATACTTCAGCCTATGGTACTTCAACAAGCAGAACCAGCAGCGTTGGATCGATCTGGAGAAGCCCCTGAAGAAGCAGCTGGACAAGTACGGCCTGGAGCCCACTGTCTACTTCGGCGTGGTCTTCTACGTGCCCACCGTAGGCCAGCTGCAGCAGGAAATCACTAG ATATCAGTATTATCTCCAGTTGAAGAAGGATGTTCTCGAAGGCCGAATCCCTTGCTCCATAGAACAGGCCATCCGCCTGGCTGGCTTGGCAGTGCAAG CTGACTTTGGAGACTTCAATCGTTACGATTCGCAGGAGTTTCTTCAGAAGTTTGTGCTCTTTCCTATC GGCTGGATCCAGGATGAGAGAGTACTGGAAGAGGCCACTCAGAAAGTGGCTGTGCTTTACCAGAACTACAG GGGGTTGCCTGCCCCAGAGGCTGAGATGTTGTACATGCAGGAGGTGGAGAAGATGGAGGGCTATGGCCAGGAGAGTACCCCAGCCAAG GACAGCCAAGGCACTGATATCCTCCTTGGGGCCTGTCTGGATGGCATTTTTGTCAAGCACAAAAACGGCAGGCCACCCCTTGTATTCAA GTGGAATGAAATTAACAACATGACTCACAATAAGTCCTTCTTTGCCCTGGAGCTTACCAACAAAGAGGAGAGCGTGCAGTTCCAGACC GAAGACCTGGAAACCTCCAAATATGTGTGCCGGATGTGTCTGGCAAGGCACAAGTTTTATAAGATTAACAAGAGCAGCCT agaGGAGTCTGACCCCCCTTCGCCTTCTGAGGGCTCCCAGAAGTCCATTCTCACTCTTTCCTTTCCTCGCTTTCCTTTTCTGCCTTCTAACAAGGG CCAAACCCAGCCTACCGCTGTGAACCCAGTGAGACGCCGATCCTCCACCAGGATGTCTCTG CCAAAGCCCCCGCCCTACATGTTGCCCCCGCCACAGATGCACTACAATGGTCACTTCACTGAGCCTTACACATCCTCACAAG ACAACCTGTACATGAACAGTCAGCACGGCTACTACTACCACTCCCAGACCAGTCTGGACCGCTCACCACTTGAATACGGCAACAGCGGCGGTGGGAACGGGCGGCTGCGTAACGGCAGCGTGTACAGCGCCCACAGCACCAGCTCCCTCACCAACCCCCAGCACTACATGCAGCCCTCGCCCATGTCCTCCAACCCCTCCATCACAGGCAGTGATATCACCCGGCCCGACTACGTGCCCTCGCACCGCCATAGCGCACTCATCCCCCCCTCCTACCGCGCCACCCCGGACTACGAGACGGTCATGAGGCAGAAGAAccggggaggtggaggagggatggtgcATGGCCACGAGCACCGCCAGAGCCACTCCATGAGGAACCTGAACATTGGGAACTCGTACGCCTACAGCAGGCCGGACCCCCTGGTCTACAGCCAGCCGGAGATCAGAGGAGAGCATGGTGGAGGAGGAGCGCACCACCACTACCCCTTCCATCTCAACTCCAGCTTCCACAGCCCCTCGCCGTACCCCTACCCCACGGAGAGGAGGCCGGTGGTGGGGGCGGTTAGTGTGCCCGAGCTGACAAACGTCCAGCTGCAGCAGGCGCAGGAGTATCCTGCGGCCAATATCATGAGGACCCAAGTGTACCGCCCTCCACCCCCCTACCCATACGGCGCCCACCCACGGCCCGCCAACAGCACGCCGGACCTGTCTCGCCACCTGTATGTGAGCAGCAGCAATCCGGACCTGATCATTACACGGCGCGTGCACCACTCGGTCCAGACCTTCCAGGAGGACAGTTTGCCTGTAGCCCACTCCCTGCAGGAGGTATCCGAGCCCTTGTTCCTGGCTGGACCCCCACAACACCACCCCCACCAACACAACGCACACAAACGCAACTCCATCGAGATTGCCGGCCTGGCTTACAGCCTGGAGGGTATGAGGGTCAAGGAAAGGACTGTATCTGCCTCAGCCGCAGACACCCCCCCTCTGGCCCCGCGTGGCCCCTCAGGCTCCCAGCTCAACGTGTTCCTGGAGCGGACCAAGTCAGAGGACGGgggggaggggaaagaggacgTTCGCTACGGCCACAAGAAGTCCCTGTCAGACGCCACCATGCTGGTGCACAGCAGCGAGGAAGAGGAGTTTGAGGATGAGAGCGGACGCCACACCCCCCAATCCCACGATGCATTATTGTCCGGGCCTGACCCGCAGCAGCTTCTAACCAATCTGGGACAGATTCCCCTGGAGCCCCCGCCCGCATATCCCATTGGCTCTTTCCTTGACCCTGTCCTGTCTGGCCTCCCGGCCTATCAGGTGAACCCACTGATCCAGGAGGCAGAGTCACTGTACCTGTTTGAGGGCGGGCAGACTGGCAGGATGGTGCCCTCGATGTCGGATAGTGACATCAGTGGGCAGAACAAACCGAAGACCAAGAAGGATTTCATCAAGAAGAGGCCTGTGTCAGACGTTCCTGCTGGGAAGAAACCCATTGATGGCCTGCCTCCTGCC GGCATGAAGAAGCGGGCTGAGCTGAAGAAGATGGGTCCTCTGAAGGTGGCGGCCCTCAACGGCCTGACCCTGTCCAGGCTGCCCATGCACGAGGGAGGCAAGGACCAACCTGAGAAGGCCTCCAACGACGAGAGG TGTAAGGTGCTGGAGCAGCGTATGGAGCAGGGCATGGTGTTTACAGAGTACGAGCAGGTGGCCAAGCGGCGTCCGGCAGGCGACTGCAGCATCGCCCAGCTGCCAGAGAGCGGCGAGAGGAATCGCTTCCAGGATGTGCTGCCCTACGACGACACGCGTGTGGAGCTGGTGCCCACCAAGGAGAACAACACAGGCTACATCAACGCCTCGCACATCAGG ATCACGGTGGGTGGAGACGAGTGGAGCTACATCGCCTCCCAGGGCCCTCTTTCTAACACTTGTCTGGACTTCTGGCAAATGGTGTGGGAGCAGGGTGTGGCCATCATCGCCATGGTTACAgctgaagag GAGGGTGGCAGGGAGAAGAGTTTCCGCTACTGGCCACGTCTGGGCTCTCGCCACAACACGGTGACATACGGACGCTTTAAGATCACCACGCGCTTCAGGACGGACTCAGGCTGCTATGCCACCACGGGCCTGAAGATCAAACACCTGCTGACGGGCCAGGAGCGCACCGTATGGCACCTGCAGTACACAGACTGGCCCGACCACGGCTGCCCCGAGGACTTCAAGGGCTTCCTCT CGTACCTGGAGGAGATCCAGTCAGTGAGGAGACACACCAACAGCACCAGCGACCCAAAGAACACCAACCTACCTGTGCTGGTCCACTGTAGCGCTGGAGTGGGCCGCACCGGGGTGGTCATACTCACTGAGATTATGATCGCCTGTCTGGAACACAACGAG ATGCTGGACGTCCCGACCGTCCTGAACATGCTCCGGCAGCAACGCATGATGATGGTGCAGACCATCTCACAATACACCTTCATTTACAAAGTCCTTATCCAGTTCCTTCGCAACTCCAGGCTAATCTAa